In Chitinophaga sp. HK235, a single window of DNA contains:
- a CDS encoding biopolymer transporter ExbD, producing the protein MAEMNTTAPNGRHCGKRTRSNKKSTRVDMTPMVDLGFLLITFFMLTTTLAQPKTMDLLMPRSDGDPMSLAASKALTVILGPQGRIAWYEGIGDDPSRPPQVNYTSFANHNGIRDIIIRKKEAVSNAFHKNDLMVLIKADKQARYENVVDIMDEMLINQVDRYAIVDIHPKEEAYFK; encoded by the coding sequence ATGGCTGAAATGAATACGACTGCTCCCAATGGCCGCCACTGCGGCAAAAGAACACGCAGCAACAAAAAATCAACCCGTGTGGATATGACCCCCATGGTAGACCTGGGTTTTCTGCTGATCACATTTTTTATGCTTACCACTACCCTGGCACAGCCCAAAACCATGGACCTGCTGATGCCCCGCAGTGACGGAGATCCTATGTCACTGGCTGCCAGCAAAGCACTGACTGTTATCCTGGGACCTCAGGGTCGCATCGCCTGGTATGAAGGCATCGGAGATGATCCTTCCCGGCCGCCACAGGTAAATTATACCTCTTTCGCCAACCATAACGGCATCCGCGATATCATCATCCGTAAAAAAGAAGCAGTGAGTAATGCCTTCCACAAAAATGATCTGATGGTGCTCATCAAAGCCGACAAGCAGGCCCGCTATGAAAATGTGGTGGACATCATGGATGAAATGCTGATCAACCAGGTAGACCGCTACGCTATTGTCGACATCCATCCCAAAGAAGAAGCCTATTTTAAGTAA
- the chrA gene encoding chromate efflux transporter, translating to MFLRHIPFLKAVLLHSITAYGGPQGHLAMMMKTFVYQRKDVTEQELMEYNAFCQLLPGASSSQTLTLIGYKRGGVLLAIFTLLIWITPACLMMGSLSFLLQYFDKRALQTDIFKYVQPMAVGFLAYGGLKAYRISINNVATFVIMIVAMFAACYLKSPWTFPALIILGGIVSNFSNKRIPDISDKPKKIQWGNIWLFVLIFVLAGILSEYARSHEWVTRRPFNLFENFYRFGSLVFGGGDILIAMMLEQYVTRAKSQYLSAEELLTGAGIMRALPGPTFSISAYVGGMAMRNLGMGYQFLGCVLAPIAIFLPSLLLVLFFFPIWHNLKKYVIIYRALEGINAVVVGIMWAATFILFLAIPTNWYNILIMICTLALLIFTKLPSPFIVIACLIMGWIL from the coding sequence GTGTTTCTACGTCATATACCTTTTCTCAAAGCGGTGCTATTACATAGCATAACTGCCTACGGTGGCCCGCAGGGGCACCTGGCAATGATGATGAAAACATTTGTGTACCAGCGAAAAGATGTTACCGAGCAGGAGCTGATGGAATATAATGCTTTCTGCCAGTTGCTTCCCGGGGCATCATCATCCCAAACCCTTACCCTCATTGGCTATAAACGCGGTGGCGTATTACTGGCCATCTTTACCCTGCTTATCTGGATCACGCCGGCCTGCCTGATGATGGGCTCGCTTAGTTTCCTGCTGCAGTATTTCGATAAAAGGGCCTTACAAACAGATATTTTTAAATACGTACAGCCTATGGCGGTAGGCTTTCTGGCCTATGGCGGCCTCAAGGCATACCGGATCAGCATCAACAATGTGGCCACCTTTGTGATCATGATCGTAGCTATGTTTGCTGCCTGCTACCTCAAATCACCCTGGACCTTCCCCGCCCTGATCATATTGGGCGGCATTGTTTCCAACTTCAGTAACAAACGTATTCCGGATATTTCAGATAAACCCAAAAAAATACAGTGGGGAAATATATGGCTGTTTGTGCTCATCTTCGTACTGGCAGGTATCCTCTCGGAATATGCCCGCTCCCATGAATGGGTGACGCGCCGTCCCTTCAACCTCTTTGAGAACTTCTACCGTTTCGGCAGCCTGGTATTCGGCGGGGGTGATATCCTGATCGCCATGATGCTGGAACAGTATGTGACCCGTGCCAAATCGCAGTATCTGAGCGCGGAGGAACTGCTTACCGGTGCTGGTATTATGCGTGCGCTCCCTGGCCCCACCTTCTCAATATCCGCTTATGTAGGAGGCATGGCCATGCGTAATCTGGGCATGGGCTACCAGTTTTTAGGCTGTGTGCTGGCACCGATCGCTATTTTCCTGCCAAGCCTGTTACTGGTGCTCTTCTTTTTCCCTATCTGGCATAACCTGAAAAAATATGTGATCATCTACCGCGCCCTCGAAGGCATCAACGCAGTAGTAGTCGGTATCATGTGGGCCGCCACCTTTATTCTCTTTCTGGCGATCCCTACCAACTGGTACAACATCCTGATCATGATCTGTACCCTGGCATTACTGATATTTACGAAACTCCCATCGCCATTTATCGTAATTGCCTGCCTCATCATGGGCTGGATCCTGTAA
- the asnS gene encoding asparagine--tRNA ligase produces the protein MSQRVKVKQILSDDRTHYEVTVKGWVRSFRNNQFIALNDGSTNNNLQVVINIENTDAALLKRITTGAAISATGEVIPSLGKGQRVELKASSLEILGDCDAEKYPLQLKNKPSLEYLREIAHLRFRTNTFGAVFRVRHSLAFAVHKFFNEQGFVYLHTPIITASDAEGAGEMFRVTTLDMKNPPRTESGEIDFKEDFFGKSTNLTVSGQLEGELGAMAFGEIYTFGPTFRAENSNTARHLAEFWMIEPEMAFYELEDNMDLAEAFIKSLISHILEHNREDLDFLAARLAEEEKQKPQQERSEMGLLEKLEFVLNNEFMRITYTEAIEILKNSKPNKNKKFQYLIEGWGADLQSEHERYLVEKHFKKPVILTDYPKEIKSFYMKLNEDNKTVRAMDILFPGIGEMVGGSQREEDYDKLVKRMEEMHVPVDELSWYLDTRRFGTAPHSGFGLGFERMMLFVTGMTNIRDVIPFPRTPKNADF, from the coding sequence ATGAGCCAAAGAGTGAAAGTCAAGCAAATCCTGTCCGATGACAGGACGCATTACGAAGTAACAGTAAAAGGTTGGGTGCGTTCCTTCCGCAACAACCAGTTTATAGCGTTAAACGACGGCTCTACCAATAATAATCTGCAAGTAGTTATCAACATAGAAAATACCGATGCAGCCCTGCTGAAGCGGATCACCACCGGTGCAGCCATCAGCGCCACCGGAGAAGTTATCCCTTCTCTCGGCAAAGGCCAGCGCGTGGAACTGAAAGCCAGCAGCCTGGAAATACTGGGAGACTGCGATGCGGAAAAATACCCTTTACAGCTGAAAAACAAGCCCAGCCTGGAATACCTGCGTGAAATCGCTCACCTGCGTTTCCGCACCAACACCTTCGGCGCTGTTTTCCGCGTACGCCACTCCCTGGCTTTCGCAGTACACAAGTTCTTCAACGAACAGGGCTTCGTATACCTGCATACACCCATCATTACCGCTTCCGATGCAGAAGGTGCCGGTGAAATGTTCAGGGTTACCACCCTCGACATGAAAAACCCGCCCCGTACGGAATCCGGCGAAATTGATTTCAAAGAAGACTTCTTTGGGAAGTCTACCAACCTGACCGTTTCCGGGCAACTGGAAGGCGAACTCGGTGCGATGGCTTTCGGAGAGATCTATACCTTCGGCCCCACCTTCCGTGCTGAAAATTCCAACACCGCCCGTCACCTGGCGGAATTCTGGATGATCGAGCCGGAGATGGCCTTCTATGAACTGGAAGATAACATGGACCTGGCAGAAGCTTTCATCAAATCCCTCATCAGCCACATCCTGGAGCACAACCGCGAAGACCTCGACTTCCTGGCCGCCCGACTGGCAGAAGAGGAAAAACAAAAGCCACAACAGGAACGCAGCGAAATGGGACTGCTGGAAAAACTGGAGTTCGTACTGAACAACGAATTCATGCGCATCACCTACACTGAAGCCATCGAGATCCTGAAAAACAGCAAGCCTAACAAAAACAAGAAGTTCCAGTATCTCATTGAAGGATGGGGCGCAGACCTCCAGAGTGAACACGAACGCTATCTCGTGGAGAAACACTTTAAAAAGCCAGTAATCCTGACTGATTATCCGAAAGAAATCAAGTCCTTCTACATGAAGCTCAACGAAGACAATAAAACCGTAAGAGCAATGGACATCCTCTTCCCCGGCATCGGTGAGATGGTAGGCGGTTCACAACGTGAAGAAGATTACGATAAACTGGTAAAACGCATGGAAGAAATGCATGTACCGGTAGATGAACTGTCCTGGTACCTCGATACCCGCCGCTTTGGCACCGCACCGCACTCCGGCTTCGGTCTGGGCTTCGAGCGTATGATGCTGTTCGTAACCGGTATGACCAACATCCGCGACGTGATTCCTTTCCCAAGGACACCGAAAAATGCCGACTTCTAA
- a CDS encoding isopenicillin N synthase family oxygenase, with protein MAITHSIPSVDLADFTSGDADRKAAFVQQLGKAYEEVGFVAVKNHGIPDELIADLYNYVQAFFKLSFETKHTYEIPELAGQRGYTSFGKEHAKGYEAPDLKEFFQFGQTVEDNDPIGEEYPPNVAVAEVPAFTPTFFKAYRGFETSGKHLLQAIALFLGLDEHYFDDKIHNGNSILRAIHYPPITQEPKSAIRAEQHEDINLITLLVGASADGLQILDKQDNWVPVTSLPEQIVVNVGDMLQRLTNNRLKSTTHRVVNPPREKWHTSRYSIPFFLHPKSGMKLDCLESCVTAENPLAYEPITAGEYLDERLREIGLKK; from the coding sequence ATGGCAATTACCCACTCCATCCCATCAGTAGACCTGGCAGACTTCACCTCCGGTGATGCCGACAGGAAAGCTGCTTTTGTGCAGCAACTGGGAAAGGCTTATGAAGAAGTTGGTTTTGTAGCGGTAAAGAATCATGGTATTCCCGACGAGCTGATTGCAGACCTCTACAATTACGTACAAGCGTTTTTCAAGCTTTCCTTCGAAACCAAACATACATACGAAATTCCTGAACTGGCCGGCCAGCGCGGTTACACCTCCTTCGGTAAGGAACACGCCAAAGGTTATGAGGCACCTGACCTGAAAGAGTTTTTCCAGTTTGGTCAGACTGTGGAAGACAATGACCCTATCGGGGAAGAATATCCACCTAACGTAGCGGTGGCAGAAGTACCAGCTTTCACACCGACCTTTTTTAAAGCTTACCGCGGCTTTGAGACTTCCGGCAAGCACCTGCTGCAGGCTATCGCCCTGTTCCTGGGCCTGGACGAGCACTACTTCGATGACAAAATACACAATGGTAATTCCATTCTCAGGGCCATCCACTACCCTCCTATCACTCAGGAGCCTAAATCGGCTATCAGAGCGGAACAACATGAGGATATCAATCTGATTACCCTGCTGGTAGGCGCTTCTGCCGACGGCCTGCAGATCCTGGACAAACAAGACAACTGGGTGCCGGTAACATCTCTGCCCGAACAGATTGTGGTAAACGTGGGCGATATGCTGCAACGCCTTACCAACAACCGGTTAAAATCCACTACGCACCGGGTTGTCAACCCACCCCGCGAAAAGTGGCATACCTCCCGTTATTCCATCCCCTTCTTCCTGCATCCTAAATCCGGTATGAAGCTGGATTGTCTGGAAAGCTGCGTTACCGCCGAAAATCCGCTGGCATATGAGCCTATCACTGCCGGTGAATACCTCGATGAACGCCTGCGCGAAATTGGGCTGAAAAAATAA
- the rho gene encoding transcription termination factor Rho: MYDILQLNDMLVPELLDIAEKLDVPNAKKLNKQDLIYKILDKQAVMASEDNQSNGEEKKARKRKPVKKDEAHHETEEPSVAEEKPAAKKSAKKAPGKTKEMEPEPAPAPATKSKIKDFDIDLDSIPSLTFDDDDDIIIPAFTEDEVEEEEEEEVTAVPAAEEEEEDDDFVMPEGIDTVAPAAQKQRYPKKDAIFNIEFDGVILSEGVLEMMPDGYGFLRSSDYNYLSSPDDIYVSPSQIKLFGLKTGDTVKGSVRPPKEGEKYFALLKVETINGKSPEEVRDRVPFDYLTPLFPFEKLKLTTTSNNYSTRIMDMFTPIGKGQRGLIVAQPKVGKTMLLKEVANAIATNHPEIYLMVVLIDERPEEVTDMERSVKAEVIASTFDEPAEKHVKVSAIALQKAKRLVECGHDVVILLDSITRLARAHNTVAPASGKVLSGGVEANAMQKPKQFFGAARKIEHGGSLTILATALIDTGSKMDEVIFEEFKGTGNMELALDRKLANKRIFPAIDVSASSTRRDDLLLDKDSLKRIHILRNHLADMNTDESMHFMLQHMRGTKNNEEFLISMNG; encoded by the coding sequence ATGTACGACATCTTACAACTGAACGACATGCTCGTTCCTGAGCTGCTTGACATTGCTGAGAAGCTTGATGTTCCCAACGCAAAAAAACTGAACAAACAGGACCTGATCTACAAAATACTGGACAAGCAAGCAGTGATGGCCTCAGAAGATAACCAGTCCAACGGAGAAGAGAAAAAAGCACGTAAACGCAAACCTGTAAAGAAAGACGAAGCGCATCACGAAACGGAAGAACCCTCCGTTGCTGAAGAAAAACCAGCCGCAAAAAAATCTGCCAAAAAAGCTCCCGGTAAAACAAAAGAAATGGAACCAGAACCGGCTCCAGCTCCGGCAACTAAATCCAAAATAAAAGACTTTGATATAGACCTGGACAGCATTCCATCGCTCACTTTCGATGATGATGATGATATCATTATCCCGGCTTTCACTGAAGATGAAGTGGAAGAAGAAGAGGAGGAAGAAGTGACTGCTGTTCCGGCTGCAGAAGAGGAAGAAGAGGATGATGATTTTGTGATGCCTGAAGGCATTGATACGGTTGCTCCTGCTGCGCAGAAACAGCGGTATCCTAAAAAGGATGCTATCTTCAACATCGAGTTTGATGGTGTAATCCTCAGCGAAGGCGTGCTGGAAATGATGCCCGACGGCTACGGTTTCCTCCGTTCTTCTGACTATAACTACCTGAGTTCCCCGGACGATATTTATGTTTCTCCTTCACAGATAAAACTCTTTGGCCTGAAAACCGGCGACACCGTTAAGGGTTCCGTTCGTCCGCCAAAAGAAGGAGAGAAATATTTCGCACTGCTGAAAGTGGAAACCATCAATGGTAAGTCTCCTGAAGAAGTACGTGACCGCGTGCCTTTCGACTACCTGACACCGTTGTTCCCTTTCGAAAAGCTGAAACTGACAACTACTTCCAATAACTACTCCACCCGTATCATGGATATGTTTACACCTATCGGTAAAGGACAGCGCGGCCTGATCGTTGCGCAGCCTAAGGTAGGTAAAACCATGCTGCTGAAAGAAGTGGCCAACGCCATCGCTACCAACCACCCTGAAATTTATCTGATGGTGGTACTGATCGATGAACGTCCGGAAGAGGTGACTGATATGGAACGCAGTGTGAAAGCAGAAGTAATTGCTTCTACCTTCGATGAACCAGCAGAGAAACACGTAAAAGTGTCTGCTATCGCTTTGCAGAAAGCCAAACGTCTCGTAGAATGCGGGCACGATGTAGTTATCCTGCTCGACTCCATCACACGTCTGGCAAGAGCTCACAATACCGTGGCACCCGCATCCGGTAAGGTGTTGAGTGGTGGTGTGGAAGCCAACGCGATGCAGAAACCAAAACAATTCTTTGGTGCTGCCCGTAAAATTGAACATGGTGGTTCACTCACTATCCTCGCTACAGCACTGATAGATACCGGTTCCAAAATGGATGAGGTGATCTTCGAAGAATTTAAAGGTACCGGTAACATGGAGCTCGCGCTCGATCGTAAACTGGCTAACAAACGCATCTTCCCGGCTATCGATGTATCTGCATCTTCTACCCGCCGTGATGACCTGCTGCTCGACAAAGACTCCCTCAAACGTATCCATATCCTGCGCAATCACCTGGCAGATATGAACACTGACGAGTCTATGCACTTTATGCTCCAGCACATGCGTGGCACTAAAAACAACGAAGAGTTCCTGATCTCCATGAACGGATAA
- a CDS encoding TetR/AcrR family transcriptional regulator produces MAEQDQKRTLILEAALKRFKRFGLSKTTMEEIARDLEISKGSLYYYFSDKESIYVAVVERMIADCFFDMSAYVEEATSTDAIINRYLELKERMLVEYHFLFGINEWIKDVPSSRMRQTIELLQTVEVSFLSATIRRGISIGELNEATDPEATAQLLVNVLFGLWVIWCKWQATGFDPHDRNGLRCFMERERQVLYIFFNGLRYKPTINQDRHSCM; encoded by the coding sequence ATGGCAGAACAAGACCAAAAGCGGACGTTAATTCTAGAGGCTGCTTTAAAGCGCTTCAAGCGGTTCGGTTTGTCTAAAACTACCATGGAAGAGATCGCCAGGGATCTGGAAATCTCGAAAGGTTCTTTGTATTACTATTTTTCAGATAAGGAATCCATTTACGTAGCGGTGGTGGAGCGTATGATAGCAGATTGTTTTTTTGATATGTCTGCTTATGTGGAAGAAGCCACTTCCACAGATGCGATCATCAACCGTTATCTGGAGCTGAAAGAGAGGATGCTGGTGGAGTATCATTTTTTATTCGGGATAAACGAATGGATCAAGGATGTTCCTTCCAGCCGGATGCGGCAAACGATAGAGTTGTTGCAGACCGTGGAAGTTTCTTTTCTTTCTGCCACTATCCGGAGGGGGATCAGCATTGGTGAGCTGAATGAAGCCACTGATCCTGAAGCTACGGCGCAGTTGCTTGTCAACGTATTATTTGGCTTATGGGTAATATGGTGCAAATGGCAGGCGACAGGTTTTGACCCTCATGACCGGAATGGCCTGAGATGCTTTATGGAAAGGGAAAGACAAGTATTGTATATTTTCTTTAATGGATTAAGATATAAACCGACAATCAACCAGGATCGGCATTCATGTATGTAG
- a CDS encoding outer membrane beta-barrel protein — protein MKKLIVMAAVALFGTQVAKAQLSKGDVILGGNVNVSTTSAKVKGTDAKETNTTFGISPKVGYALNSNWVIGVFANSQFGTEKAVSGVKTKTLEITPGIFARNYHMIGQSKFAFFAEANAGYGFGNTKVGDTKTETINGFNVNVLPGITYFVTKHFMIEGAFGGLGYSYVQHKNEATGVKTNVSNFDFNFTKQLNLGVNFIF, from the coding sequence ATGAAAAAGTTGATTGTAATGGCCGCAGTAGCACTGTTCGGCACACAAGTAGCAAAGGCACAGTTATCAAAAGGCGATGTTATCCTGGGCGGAAATGTTAACGTAAGCACCACTTCTGCTAAAGTAAAAGGCACTGATGCAAAAGAAACAAACACTACTTTCGGTATCAGCCCTAAAGTAGGTTATGCACTGAACTCTAACTGGGTAATCGGTGTATTTGCCAACTCTCAGTTCGGCACCGAAAAAGCAGTATCCGGCGTAAAAACTAAAACCCTGGAAATCACTCCTGGTATCTTCGCCCGTAACTACCATATGATCGGTCAGAGCAAATTTGCTTTCTTTGCTGAAGCTAACGCTGGCTACGGTTTTGGTAACACTAAAGTAGGTGACACAAAAACTGAAACCATCAATGGCTTTAACGTAAACGTACTGCCTGGTATCACTTACTTCGTGACCAAACACTTCATGATTGAAGGTGCATTCGGTGGTCTGGGTTACTCTTATGTTCAGCATAAAAATGAAGCAACCGGAGTTAAAACAAACGTTAGCAACTTCGACTTCAACTTCACTAAACAGCTGAACCTGGGTGTTAACTTCATATTCTAA